A single genomic interval of Granulicella tundricola MP5ACTX9 harbors:
- a CDS encoding helix-turn-helix domain-containing protein, translated as MPAHSPKFLFGKSIRTLREERGYSQEELAERAGLHRNYVGGIERGERNVGLENIVKLAKALSVKSRDLFESLP; from the coding sequence GTGCCTGCTCATTCTCCCAAGTTCCTGTTTGGAAAGTCCATCCGGACACTACGGGAAGAGCGCGGGTATTCGCAGGAAGAACTCGCGGAACGTGCGGGTCTCCACCGGAATTACGTCGGAGGCATTGAGCGTGGCGAACGGAACGTTGGCTTGGAGAACATCGTCAAGCTAGCGAAGGCACTTTCGGTAAAGTCTCGCGACTTATTTGAGAGCCTGCCGTAG
- a CDS encoding carboxymuconolactone decarboxylase family protein: MNTQVALFSPVDLETAPEKSRPLLENVQKSFKFIPNLFGVFANSPVLLEGYMALEKAFDKGSLNAVERQIILLSASVENRCGYCIAAHSTVLKAFLHAPAEVVSAVRANEPVSDPKLQALVALTKEIVTERGHVSEQVMDNFLAAGYRKDQVLEVLIGVALKTMSNYLDHISHTELDPAFQSEA; encoded by the coding sequence ATGAATACGCAAGTCGCCCTCTTCAGTCCCGTTGACCTTGAAACCGCCCCCGAGAAGTCTCGTCCGCTCCTGGAAAACGTCCAGAAGTCCTTCAAGTTCATTCCGAACCTCTTTGGAGTGTTCGCAAACTCTCCGGTCTTGCTCGAAGGCTACATGGCGCTGGAGAAAGCCTTTGACAAGGGCAGCCTTAACGCAGTGGAGCGCCAGATCATCCTGCTCTCCGCCAGCGTTGAGAATCGCTGCGGTTATTGCATCGCGGCGCACAGCACGGTGCTGAAGGCCTTCTTGCATGCTCCGGCCGAGGTCGTTTCGGCGGTGAGGGCAAACGAGCCCGTGTCCGATCCGAAGCTACAGGCGCTTGTCGCGCTCACCAAGGAGATCGTCACGGAACGCGGACACGTGAGCGAGCAGGTCATGGATAACTTTCTGGCCGCCGGATATCGAAAGGATCAGGTGCTTGAGGTTCTGATCGGGGTCGCACTCAAGACGATGAGCAATTACCTGGATCACATCTCCCATACGGAACTCGATCCGGCATTTCAGTCGGAAGCCTAG
- a CDS encoding ArdC family protein, translating into MTANAIDSKKPTTKQELIAANVKLLIEQLEAGHSEALTDYLTAMSRFHNYSFGNVLEIARQMPTATRVAGFWAWKNLGRSVNAGAKGIRILAPIVGVRRKKAVEAEKDITKQNERVLVDFRNAYVFDISQTNGVDLPSMHEVSGDPGENIERLAAFIKGQGIQLVYNPKIAPALGMSYGGRIAILPGQTKAEEFSTLVHETAHEMLHKAERRTATTKTARETEAEAVAFVVGKAVGLVNGTASADYIQLYHGNASLLAESLEVIQQTASVILGGLEPAVASEETPQQQEEDPELQEAA; encoded by the coding sequence ATGACCGCCAACGCCATCGACAGCAAGAAGCCCACCACCAAACAGGAACTCATCGCCGCCAACGTCAAGCTCTTAATTGAGCAGTTGGAGGCAGGACACTCCGAAGCCCTTACCGACTACCTCACCGCCATGAGCCGTTTCCATAACTACAGCTTTGGGAATGTGCTGGAGATCGCGCGGCAGATGCCCACCGCCACCCGCGTGGCCGGATTTTGGGCATGGAAGAACCTTGGCCGCAGCGTCAACGCAGGAGCCAAGGGCATTCGCATTCTTGCCCCCATCGTCGGCGTTCGCCGCAAGAAGGCCGTGGAAGCGGAGAAGGACATCACCAAGCAGAACGAGCGTGTATTGGTGGATTTCCGGAACGCCTACGTCTTCGATATCTCGCAGACCAACGGCGTCGACCTCCCATCCATGCACGAGGTTTCCGGCGACCCCGGCGAGAACATTGAGCGCCTTGCCGCCTTTATCAAAGGCCAGGGCATTCAGTTGGTTTACAACCCGAAGATTGCCCCCGCGCTCGGCATGAGCTACGGCGGACGCATCGCCATCCTTCCCGGGCAAACTAAGGCCGAAGAATTCTCGACGCTGGTTCACGAAACCGCGCACGAAATGTTGCACAAGGCCGAACGCCGCACCGCCACCACCAAGACGGCGCGAGAGACGGAGGCCGAAGCCGTGGCCTTTGTCGTCGGCAAAGCCGTTGGACTGGTCAACGGAACCGCCTCCGCTGACTATATCCAGCTCTACCACGGCAACGCCTCGCTGTTGGCCGAGAGCTTGGAAGTCATCCAGCAGACCGCCAGCGTCATCCTCGGAGGCTTGGAGCCAGCCGTTGCCAGCGAGGAGACACCGCAGCAACAGGAGGAAGACCCGGAATTGCAGGAGGCTGCGTAA
- a CDS encoding ABC transporter ATP-binding protein, whose translation MSVARGATIVLHDISLRVAPGEHIAILGPNGCGKSTLIKLMTCELYPIVLPGASVEIFGPSRWNVAELRRRLGVVTCETPPKSALDTSAMDVVLTGFFSSSTLWPNLTVTADMRSAAAEALEYVGGTYLADRPLGQLSAGQQKRVVIARALVGSGTSEGDRVLLLDEPSNALDLAAQAELRLTMRNLAKTGTGIILVTHHIADIVPEINRVLMMREGHLIADGPREVMLTEEKLSGLFETPVNLSYRDGYLHAW comes from the coding sequence GTGTCAGTCGCTCGCGGAGCGACTATAGTTCTGCACGATATATCACTGCGTGTCGCACCCGGGGAACACATTGCGATTCTTGGTCCGAACGGATGTGGCAAATCGACGCTGATCAAATTGATGACGTGCGAACTGTACCCGATCGTACTCCCGGGTGCAAGCGTGGAGATCTTCGGACCTTCACGTTGGAACGTCGCAGAACTACGACGCCGGCTTGGTGTCGTTACGTGTGAGACTCCGCCAAAGTCAGCGTTGGACACGTCAGCGATGGATGTGGTCCTGACCGGTTTCTTCTCGTCATCCACACTCTGGCCAAACCTTACGGTCACAGCGGACATGCGATCCGCAGCTGCAGAGGCGTTGGAGTATGTAGGAGGAACCTATCTGGCTGACCGGCCACTAGGGCAGTTGTCAGCCGGACAGCAAAAGCGAGTAGTGATCGCGCGCGCGCTGGTTGGGAGCGGCACCAGTGAAGGCGATCGTGTGCTCTTGCTCGACGAACCATCCAACGCCCTTGATCTAGCAGCGCAAGCAGAGCTTCGTCTGACGATGCGGAATTTGGCCAAGACGGGGACGGGAATCATTCTTGTGACCCACCACATTGCGGATATCGTTCCCGAGATCAACCGCGTATTGATGATGCGCGAGGGCCATTTGATCGCGGATGGCCCGAGGGAGGTTATGCTCACTGAAGAGAAGCTTTCAGGGCTGTTCGAGACGCCCGTCAACTTGAGCTACCGCGACGGCTATTTGCACGCGTGGTGA
- a CDS encoding pyridoxamine 5'-phosphate oxidase family protein, which translates to MGNRFHELAFTDVVKAHQQEHGSRRQYERMAQGGATGGSLGISEETFLSMRDSFYMASVSETGWPYIQHRGGAAGFVKVLAPELIAFADLRGNKQYISLGNLEHDARVALFFMDYPNQTRLKILGRVEIHESDSESATLIKRLRPADPKDIPERAILIHVEGFDWNCPQHITPRYTVEELQPALRPLQDRLAALEAENAGLRATIKTAAASRNVL; encoded by the coding sequence ATGGGAAACCGCTTCCATGAGCTTGCCTTCACTGACGTAGTCAAAGCGCACCAGCAGGAGCACGGCAGCCGTCGCCAGTATGAGCGTATGGCTCAAGGCGGTGCGACCGGCGGAAGCCTGGGCATCAGCGAAGAGACGTTCCTCTCGATGCGTGACAGCTTCTACATGGCCTCGGTGAGCGAGACCGGTTGGCCTTACATCCAGCATCGCGGCGGTGCGGCTGGCTTCGTCAAGGTTCTCGCGCCCGAGCTCATCGCCTTCGCGGACCTACGGGGTAACAAGCAGTACATCTCGCTAGGCAACCTGGAGCACGACGCGCGTGTAGCCCTGTTCTTTATGGACTACCCAAACCAGACGCGGCTGAAGATTCTCGGCCGCGTCGAGATTCACGAGAGCGACTCCGAATCAGCCACACTCATCAAGCGCCTCCGCCCCGCCGATCCGAAGGACATTCCGGAGCGCGCCATCCTCATACACGTCGAGGGCTTCGACTGGAACTGTCCTCAGCACATCACGCCGCGGTACACCGTTGAAGAGTTGCAGCCCGCTCTCCGCCCCTTGCAGGACCGCCTTGCCGCGCTCGAGGCTGAGAACGCAGGCCTTCGCGCCACGATCAAAACTGCCGCTGCGAGTAGAAACGTTTTGTAG
- a CDS encoding MFS transporter: MFKSEIQSRRSTNSPRQILFASLIGSTIEFFDFYIYGTASVLVFPKLFFPANDPASSMLASLATFAIAFLARPLGAAIFGHFGDRFGRKTTLVVALSTMGISTVAIGALPTYRSIGFLASLLLALCRFGQGLGLGGEWGGAVLLAIENAPAKKRAWYGMFPQLGAPMGFLLSGGVFLLLSRWLTNDQFFGFGWRLPFLASAVLVLLGLYVRLTIAETLVFQEALVQKEPVRLPISSLFRRHGKALLAGITVCLATFVLFYLMTIFTLSWGTTALGYSRSKFLLMQLFDVLFFAAGIPISALLAEHGRRRVMMWVTLLIGGFGFVMAPLFTAGTSGTVVMMGIGLFLMGLTWGPLGTVISEIFPTSLRYTGSSLAFSIAGILGASLAPYSATWLAKSYGLGYVGYYLSVSAALTFLGLLGIRETKDDDLATSSQSFQSGQSRAHL; encoded by the coding sequence ATGTTCAAGAGTGAAATTCAATCGCGGAGGTCGACGAACTCACCACGTCAGATCTTATTCGCGAGCTTAATCGGTAGTACGATCGAGTTCTTTGATTTCTACATTTATGGCACGGCATCCGTGCTCGTGTTTCCCAAGCTATTCTTTCCGGCAAACGACCCAGCTTCATCCATGCTAGCTTCGCTCGCTACGTTCGCGATTGCGTTCTTGGCCCGGCCTCTTGGCGCAGCCATTTTTGGGCACTTTGGCGATCGCTTTGGCCGCAAGACAACGTTGGTCGTTGCGCTCTCCACAATGGGAATCTCCACCGTCGCCATTGGTGCGTTGCCGACCTATCGCTCGATTGGCTTTCTGGCGTCACTCCTCCTTGCGCTATGCCGTTTTGGACAAGGGCTCGGCCTGGGTGGCGAGTGGGGTGGTGCCGTGCTGTTGGCGATTGAGAACGCGCCGGCCAAGAAGCGCGCCTGGTACGGCATGTTTCCCCAACTCGGCGCGCCGATGGGCTTCTTGCTCTCGGGTGGAGTGTTTTTGCTGCTTTCGCGATGGCTCACGAATGATCAATTCTTTGGCTTCGGCTGGCGCCTTCCCTTCTTGGCCAGCGCAGTCTTGGTACTTCTCGGTCTCTATGTAAGGCTGACGATCGCCGAAACGCTAGTATTCCAGGAAGCTCTGGTGCAAAAGGAACCGGTACGGTTGCCGATTTCATCCTTGTTTCGCAGGCATGGGAAAGCTCTTCTAGCTGGAATCACCGTGTGTCTCGCCACGTTCGTTCTTTTCTACCTCATGACCATCTTCACTTTGTCCTGGGGAACAACGGCCCTCGGCTATAGCCGTAGTAAGTTCCTTCTGATGCAGTTGTTCGATGTCCTGTTCTTCGCGGCAGGCATACCGATTTCAGCGTTACTGGCAGAACACGGACGGCGTCGGGTAATGATGTGGGTTACGCTGCTCATCGGTGGTTTCGGATTCGTCATGGCTCCGCTGTTTACTGCTGGTACCAGTGGAACCGTTGTGATGATGGGAATCGGGCTCTTTCTGATGGGTCTGACATGGGGTCCGCTTGGAACAGTGATCTCCGAAATCTTTCCAACGTCCCTGCGTTATACGGGTAGCTCTCTAGCTTTCAGCATTGCCGGTATCTTGGGAGCTTCACTTGCACCGTACAGCGCCACATGGTTGGCCAAGTCGTATGGCCTCGGATACGTCGGCTATTATCTCTCGGTTTCGGCGGCGCTGACTTTTCTCGGACTGCTCGGGATTCGAGAAACCAAAGACGACGATCTCGCAACTTCAAGTCAGAGCTTTCAGTCAGGTCAGAGCAGGGCTCATTTGTAA
- a CDS encoding putative quinol monooxygenase: MAKFALLVELKAKPGKESEVEAFLEKEASLVRKEPGTLSWHAAKVEGEAGVYRVFDTFDDEAAREAHLNGEAGQELVEKAEELFSVAPKVYRLGVVAQK; this comes from the coding sequence ATGGCAAAGTTCGCATTGCTTGTTGAGTTGAAGGCTAAACCGGGGAAGGAATCAGAAGTCGAGGCGTTTCTGGAGAAGGAGGCCAGTCTGGTGAGAAAAGAACCTGGAACGCTGTCCTGGCATGCTGCCAAGGTCGAAGGTGAAGCTGGGGTCTATCGTGTCTTCGACACCTTCGACGATGAAGCTGCCCGCGAAGCTCATTTGAATGGCGAGGCGGGGCAGGAGCTCGTGGAGAAGGCTGAGGAGCTGTTCTCCGTCGCTCCTAAAGTTTATCGGCTCGGGGTGGTTGCCCAGAAGTGA
- a CDS encoding TetR/AcrR family transcriptional regulator, producing the protein MNLMNSQKQSEPRERILEAADRLFYTEGVRATGTEKIMSVSEVAKATFYRHFPSKDDLVTAYLEYRDRSFFEYLDSPAPPEDIHEALARIERVVNRVDIIGCPFLRIASEYPDFDHPFHRIAVEHENKFLAYLINLLKPYAFDKKVVAAALLSVVDGGLTTRMLYGTSKEVPILSPAGAVLKSFQVARTQRRAG; encoded by the coding sequence ATGAATCTGATGAATTCGCAAAAACAATCCGAGCCGCGGGAGAGGATCCTTGAAGCTGCCGATCGCCTCTTCTACACAGAGGGGGTCCGAGCCACCGGGACCGAAAAGATCATGTCCGTCTCCGAGGTCGCAAAAGCGACCTTCTACCGGCATTTCCCGAGCAAAGATGACCTGGTGACCGCTTACCTTGAATATCGCGACCGATCCTTCTTTGAGTATCTCGATAGTCCTGCGCCCCCGGAAGACATCCATGAAGCCTTAGCCAGGATCGAACGCGTAGTCAATCGCGTCGACATCATCGGATGCCCGTTCCTTCGGATCGCATCCGAGTACCCAGATTTTGACCACCCCTTCCACCGGATAGCGGTCGAACACGAAAACAAGTTTCTTGCCTATCTCATCAATTTGCTGAAGCCCTACGCCTTCGACAAGAAAGTGGTGGCTGCTGCCTTGCTGAGCGTCGTTGATGGTGGCCTCACTACGAGAATGCTTTATGGGACTTCAAAGGAGGTTCCAATTCTCTCCCCGGCCGGGGCTGTCCTCAAGAGCTTTCAGGTCGCGCGAACCCAGCGCCGGGCCGGATAG
- a CDS encoding DUF6908 domain-containing protein, translated as MDTILRILKTAGGWNHGLHLHIENPPFMALVIEAGDESGPCGLPAISVCHYGEQNGDAMLYPEMCFELGLAGGAHLNPYYWRNDYVAVEQWSRFIQCGMYVYNSELHDQHQKFAKLWDKNLREQRFLEAFERQRT; from the coding sequence ATGGACACCATCCTCCGCATACTCAAGACCGCCGGAGGCTGGAACCACGGCCTCCACCTTCACATCGAGAACCCGCCCTTTATGGCTCTGGTAATCGAAGCCGGGGACGAGTCGGGGCCGTGCGGACTCCCCGCAATCTCTGTCTGCCACTACGGAGAACAGAACGGCGACGCCATGCTTTACCCGGAGATGTGTTTCGAGCTTGGACTCGCCGGGGGAGCGCACCTGAACCCTTACTACTGGCGCAATGACTACGTTGCCGTCGAGCAATGGAGCCGTTTCATTCAGTGCGGCATGTATGTCTACAACTCCGAACTCCACGACCAACACCAGAAGTTCGCCAAGCTGTGGGACAAGAACCTTCGAGAACAGCGCTTTCTAGAAGCCTTCGAGCGACAGCGCACCTAA
- a CDS encoding IS110 family RNA-guided transposase, producing MQIQSVGIDLGKTTFHLVALGAAGKLLVKKKFSKKQLLAYTANLQSSLIGLEACSGAHFLGRALRSQGHDVRLIAAQFVKPFVKSNKNDFVDAEAIAEAVDRKNMRFVPIKTDDQLDLQAIHRVRDRLISRRTAVINQLRAFLLERGLVFAKTPAKLKAAMADILENAEAGLTPLMRNLINTLWDEWKTVERQVEELNDELERISAADAGCTRIRQIPGIGPVVATAIVAAIGNGAAFRKGREFAAWLGVVPRQYSTGGKAKLLGISKRGNVYLRKILIHGARAAVLRIRRDRAPIGAWLDKLDARAHKNVVVVAMANKLARVAWAVLSSGNEYRSTTVPA from the coding sequence ATGCAGATACAGTCCGTTGGCATCGACCTGGGGAAGACGACCTTTCATCTTGTGGCATTGGGAGCGGCTGGCAAGCTGCTGGTGAAAAAAAAGTTTTCGAAGAAGCAGCTGTTGGCCTATACGGCCAACTTGCAGTCTTCCCTGATCGGTTTGGAAGCCTGCTCGGGAGCTCATTTCCTCGGCCGTGCCTTGCGGAGTCAGGGCCATGATGTTCGTCTGATCGCGGCGCAGTTTGTGAAGCCTTTCGTGAAGTCGAACAAGAACGACTTCGTTGATGCGGAAGCGATCGCTGAGGCGGTGGATCGCAAGAACATGCGCTTCGTCCCGATCAAGACAGATGACCAGCTGGATCTGCAGGCGATCCACCGTGTTCGTGACCGGCTGATCTCTCGACGGACGGCCGTGATCAACCAACTGCGCGCGTTCCTGCTTGAAAGAGGTCTGGTGTTTGCAAAGACGCCGGCGAAGCTCAAGGCTGCCATGGCCGACATCCTCGAGAACGCGGAAGCCGGCCTGACGCCATTGATGCGTAACCTGATCAACACGCTGTGGGATGAGTGGAAGACCGTCGAGCGGCAGGTCGAAGAACTCAATGACGAACTGGAGCGGATCTCCGCGGCAGATGCTGGCTGCACGCGCATCCGGCAGATCCCAGGCATCGGGCCGGTGGTTGCGACAGCCATCGTTGCTGCAATCGGCAACGGCGCTGCTTTCCGCAAGGGCCGCGAGTTCGCTGCGTGGCTGGGCGTTGTGCCGCGACAGTATTCGACTGGAGGCAAGGCGAAGCTGCTCGGCATCAGCAAGCGAGGCAACGTCTACCTGCGCAAGATCCTGATCCACGGCGCCCGAGCTGCCGTGCTGCGCATCCGGCGAGACCGTGCGCCCATCGGGGCCTGGCTAGACAAGCTGGACGCCAGGGCTCATAAGAACGTCGTCGTAGTCGCCATGGCCAACAAGCTCGCCCGTGTCGCCTGGGCGGTACTGTCGAGCGGCAACGAGTACAGGTCAACAACCGTGCCAGCCTGA
- a CDS encoding alkene reductase — protein sequence MATLFEPVHLGSLLLANRVFMAPLTRTRADDNGVPSEFAATYYSQRASAGLIVTEATQISPMGKGYSNTPGIHSTDQVRAWSRIVDSVHHSGGRIFLQLWHVGRISHSSLLPNNAQPVAPSAIRANAHTHIATGSAQVSEPVALTASGIEEILSDYRRAASNAKQAGFDGVEIHAANGYLIDQFLRTGTNRRTDDYGGPASNRARFLTQAVERVLEVWDSKRVGVRISPTVDFNDMRDDNPLDTFSVAAGMLNDFGLGYLHVVEQAQDSTGSGEEAVVLSTHLRALWKGLYVVNGGYDGPRGAEALRTGRADAIAYGRAFLANPDLPRRLQLQAALNEPDPTTFYGGGAAGYTSYPWLP from the coding sequence ATGGCTACCCTCTTCGAACCAGTTCATTTAGGCTCTTTGCTCCTGGCAAACCGCGTCTTCATGGCCCCTCTTACGCGTACCCGCGCGGACGACAACGGCGTGCCAAGCGAATTTGCGGCGACCTATTATTCGCAGCGAGCTTCGGCTGGACTCATCGTGACCGAGGCGACGCAGATCTCTCCGATGGGCAAAGGCTACAGCAACACTCCGGGGATTCATTCCACAGACCAAGTGCGGGCGTGGAGCCGAATCGTCGATTCCGTTCACCATAGCGGAGGCCGAATCTTCCTTCAGTTGTGGCATGTCGGCCGAATCTCTCATTCGTCCTTGTTGCCAAATAATGCTCAGCCCGTTGCTCCGTCGGCAATCCGTGCTAACGCGCACACGCACATTGCCACGGGTTCCGCTCAGGTGTCCGAGCCAGTGGCTTTGACCGCTAGTGGGATCGAAGAGATCTTGTCGGACTACCGGCGTGCCGCCAGCAACGCGAAGCAAGCTGGATTCGACGGGGTCGAGATCCACGCGGCGAATGGATATTTGATCGATCAATTCCTCCGCACGGGAACGAACCGTCGAACCGATGATTACGGAGGCCCCGCTTCTAATCGAGCGCGCTTTCTCACGCAAGCAGTCGAACGGGTGCTCGAAGTCTGGGACAGCAAGCGGGTGGGTGTGCGAATCTCTCCGACCGTCGACTTCAACGACATGCGCGACGATAATCCACTCGACACCTTCTCCGTTGCAGCGGGAATGCTCAACGACTTTGGGCTTGGCTACCTCCACGTCGTGGAGCAGGCGCAGGACAGCACCGGAAGCGGCGAGGAGGCTGTTGTCCTGTCAACTCATCTGAGAGCGCTTTGGAAAGGTCTCTACGTTGTGAATGGTGGTTACGACGGACCGAGGGGTGCGGAAGCCTTGCGGACGGGTCGCGCCGACGCTATCGCATACGGTCGGGCTTTTCTAGCCAACCCGGATCTACCAAGGCGGCTACAGCTCCAAGCCGCGTTGAATGAACCCGATCCAACGACTTTCTACGGCGGGGGCGCTGCTGGTTACACGAGCTATCCTTGGCTTCCCTAA
- a CDS encoding FAD-dependent oxidoreductase: protein MQDNTQHISTSAVDGKNIAIVGGGPGGLTLARLLQQSGAKVVVYERDQSRSARVQGSALDLHEGSGLAALEAAGLMEAFWANHRPDLDRLRLTDARGTVLHDHVRRMSGDGKRPEIERGPLRDLLLDSLQPETVQWDCKLEYAEMRGDQVLLRFAGGKTALGDIAIGSDGANSRLRNLVTPIQPEYVGVSLVEAMVPAAKQTIPELWSLLGGAALMALGGERTIGMGTKSDGSVLVYAGLKTKDDVLRESLEEATSPDKRVAWFHGNFEGWSKLWEPLFREAVSMVWRPLLTCPSDQRWEPKPNVTLIGDAAHVMPPYAGEGVNMAMLDALVLSKLLLSERSSSEAIAKYEVQMFDRMRHMTADTMANTEMFYAPDAADRVVALFRSFARTEVVQPAPEA, encoded by the coding sequence ATGCAAGACAATACCCAACACATATCTACGAGTGCCGTTGACGGAAAGAACATCGCCATTGTTGGAGGAGGACCTGGCGGGTTGACGCTGGCCCGACTGCTGCAACAGAGTGGCGCTAAGGTTGTGGTGTACGAGCGAGATCAAAGCCGCAGTGCACGCGTGCAGGGCAGCGCGTTAGACCTCCACGAAGGCTCCGGGCTGGCGGCACTAGAGGCTGCCGGTTTGATGGAAGCGTTCTGGGCCAACCACCGCCCTGATCTTGATCGACTTCGCCTTACCGACGCCAGAGGAACAGTTCTTCACGATCATGTTCGCCGCATGTCCGGTGATGGGAAGCGACCTGAGATTGAGCGCGGACCACTGCGCGATCTCTTGCTCGACTCGCTTCAGCCCGAGACGGTGCAATGGGATTGCAAGCTGGAGTATGCAGAGATGCGTGGTGACCAGGTACTCTTACGTTTCGCCGGCGGAAAGACGGCACTGGGCGACATCGCCATCGGAAGCGACGGTGCGAACTCTCGCCTGCGCAATCTGGTCACTCCGATCCAGCCGGAGTATGTAGGTGTATCGCTTGTGGAGGCGATGGTTCCTGCTGCAAAGCAAACCATACCGGAGTTGTGGAGTCTCCTCGGTGGGGCAGCGCTCATGGCTCTTGGAGGCGAAAGAACGATAGGCATGGGCACTAAGTCTGACGGTAGCGTGCTGGTGTACGCGGGATTGAAGACGAAAGACGATGTCTTGAGGGAGAGCCTTGAAGAGGCCACCAGCCCGGATAAGCGGGTCGCGTGGTTCCACGGCAACTTCGAGGGATGGAGTAAGTTATGGGAGCCTCTCTTCAGAGAGGCTGTATCAATGGTTTGGCGCCCGCTACTGACATGCCCATCCGATCAGCGTTGGGAGCCAAAGCCCAACGTCACATTAATCGGCGATGCGGCGCACGTCATGCCGCCCTACGCAGGAGAAGGCGTGAACATGGCGATGCTTGACGCGCTGGTGCTATCGAAGCTACTCCTTAGTGAAAGAAGTTCCTCTGAGGCGATTGCAAAGTACGAGGTACAGATGTTTGATCGGATGCGGCACATGACTGCGGACACGATGGCCAACACCGAGATGTTCTACGCGCCGGATGCTGCTGACCGTGTTGTAGCTCTGTTTCGGAGCTTTGCTCGCACTGAAGTCGTCCAACCTGCGCCGGAGGCCTAA
- a CDS encoding alpha/beta fold hydrolase, translating to MDTQKQKEQNSSKPTVVLVHGAVEDSSLWTHGVIQGLQRGGFPVKVFSNPLRGLFVDVAYLQSLLDTIEGPVILVSHAYGGAVITQAGDDPKVKALIYAGSPMPGVGESTNDCLERFPGGDFASSVDLIAYTLPDGITGTNVLVKADKYGYLLAADVPQDLLALMIATQRPIAAAALSDVLTSAAWTSKPSWQIRPLLDPVIPQEEFKFEADRAHSTVIELNSSHAIPITYPDVVVDVIEQAARAVTK from the coding sequence ATGGACACTCAAAAGCAAAAAGAACAGAACTCATCTAAGCCGACAGTCGTGCTTGTGCACGGCGCTGTCGAAGACTCCTCACTCTGGACTCATGGCGTGATCCAAGGGCTTCAGCGCGGCGGTTTCCCGGTCAAGGTCTTCTCCAATCCCTTGCGGGGCTTGTTTGTCGACGTTGCCTACCTGCAGAGCTTGCTCGACACGATCGAAGGGCCCGTCATTCTTGTCTCCCACGCGTACGGCGGGGCTGTCATCACCCAGGCCGGGGACGACCCAAAGGTCAAGGCCCTTATTTACGCGGGGTCCCCTATGCCCGGTGTCGGAGAATCTACAAACGATTGTCTCGAACGGTTTCCCGGCGGCGACTTCGCCTCTTCCGTCGATCTGATCGCCTACACTTTGCCCGACGGCATCACCGGAACAAACGTACTTGTCAAAGCCGACAAGTATGGCTACCTCCTTGCGGCCGACGTGCCTCAGGACTTGCTTGCCCTGATGATCGCCACACAACGTCCCATCGCAGCGGCAGCCCTCAGCGACGTACTGACATCGGCTGCATGGACGAGCAAGCCAAGCTGGCAAATCAGGCCTCTGCTCGATCCCGTCATTCCCCAGGAAGAGTTCAAGTTTGAGGCTGACCGAGCCCACTCTACTGTCATTGAGCTGAACTCATCGCATGCCATCCCTATCACCTACCCGGACGTTGTGGTCGATGTGATCGAACAGGCTGCCCGCGCTGTCACGAAGTAA